The stretch of DNA GGCGGCTGTACGCAGCGTTCTTAACGATGACATTCCAGAGCCTTTCCTGTTGGTCAGTGACAATCTTCTCGCACCATCACAAGTGGTTTTGCGCACCGAACAGACAGAGGCAGAACTCGATCTCGACCGCACAGTCGCGGAGATTTCAGCTGCTGTTACCTCTTTTTTTGAAGCCCAAACCTTTGAGGTAAATGATGGCTGAAGTACCCTCGACGAAAGCGCTGGCATCTGACGCGCATAACCCATTTACGGCAGTTCCAATTGAAATCACGGTTTCAGTCGGACGCGCCAGGCCACTTGTCCGCGACCTGGTCATGCTGGGGTCGAACGCTGTGTTGACGCTCGATAAGCGCGTTGATGACCCGGTTGACT from Tateyamaria omphalii encodes:
- a CDS encoding FliM/FliN family flagellar motor switch protein; this translates as MAEVPSTKALASDAHNPFTAVPIEITVSVGRARPLVRDLVMLGSNAVLTLDKRVDDPVDLFVGDKLIARGTLEEAEGDDEGQLVVRLTEIFDLGAGL